The DNA window GGCACGCCGATGGTCTTGGGCAGCGCCACCGAGGTACTCTCGTGGCACATATTGGAGCTGTCCGGCAGGTTGTTGCAGCCATAGAGGCGCGCCAGCAGCTGGTACATATACGACGATTCCAGCGAGGCGCGGCCGGAGCAGTAGAACACGGTGCTTTTCGGCTCCAGCGCCTTCAGCTCGCGGCCGATCTCGGCGAAGGCGCTGTCCCAGTCGACCGGCACATAGCGGTCGCTGGCGGCGTCCCAGCGCAACGGCGTCGTCAAGCGCCCCACGGCTTCCAGTTGATGATCGCTCCAGCCCAATAGCTCGCCGACCGTGTGCTCCTCGAAGAAGCCGGTGTCGCAGCGCTTGCCCGTGACTTCCCAGGCGGTGGCCTTGGCGCCGCTCTCGCAAAACTCGAAGGGATGGGGATTGGCCGGCTTGGCCCACGCGCAGCTCACGCAGGCGACACCGTCGGTCTTGTTCAAGTGGATCAGCAGCTTGCTGCCCTCGAACGGCACATGCTCGGTCAGCAGTGCCGTGGCGACCTTCTTCACCGAACCCCATCCGCCGGCGGGATGTGGATAGGGTTCGGGTGTGGTGGATTTCATGGACCGTCCTTGATAAAAGTATCGGCCCATTCTAGGTCCCGGGGCGGCCGGCCTCTGTATGTCAACGCACGAAGCCGATGAGATCGAGGCGGCTGTCCCGGGTCAACTTAGAACATGTAGGTCAGACTGAACCGCAAAGTCCGTCCGAACAACGGCCTGGCCACACCACGGTTGCGCGAACCGTCCGGCGACAGCAAGTCGTTGAACAGCGGGTCGCCTTCCGTGAACGACAGCTGGTTGGTCAGGTTGGCCACGTGCAGGTGGGCGCTCAGACGCTCGGTGATCTGGTACTGCGCGCCCGCGTTAATGATGTGATACGACGGGAACAAGGTCACGTTGCTGTCGGACGCCTCGGAGAAGCGCGAGCCGTAGTGCTGGTACTGCGCGTAGACGCTGACCGGAATGTCGGTCAGCGGCTTGAGGTCGAACGAAGGCATGAAGTTGAACATCACCTTAGGCAGACGGCGCGGGCGACGTCCATCCTCGCTGACTTGCACGTAGTGATAACCGGTGATGACGCCCTGCGCGTCCTTGTCCTCCTGCGTGGTGGTGTAATTGGCGCCTTTGACCTTCGGATTCTGCATCACCATATTACCCTTCAATTCCAGGCCCTGGATGGCGGCCGGACGCCAGGACAACTCGACTTCCGCGCCGACGTTCTGGATGCCGCGCTGATAGAGCTGCGCCACGTCCGGGCAGGAATTGATCTGCGTGACGCCGCCGGCGCTGGTGCATTGCGACGACTGGATGTCCTTGTAGATGTTGACCGCGCTGCGCGGCGAGAACTTGTTGTAGAACGCGGCCACCGACGCGCCGAAGCCACGGGTCAGGTAGCGCAAGCCCATTTCGTACTGGCGGATATGCTCCACCGCGCTCACTTCCACCGTCCTGCCATTGACGACGGTGGCCGTCGCCGTGGTCAGGTTGTTGATGTCCTCAAGGCTGGGCAGGCGGAAGGAGTCGGACGCCAGGCCATACACGGCGAAGGCTTTGCTGAAGCTGTAGTTACCGCCCAGCGACCAGCCGAAGCCGTGATAGGTTTTGTTCAAGGTCTGTGGGGCACCCGGCAGGCTTATTTCATTGTCCGCCGTCGTATCCTGGGTCGAGCCGACAACCACATTGGCCGGCGTCATATCCGTGATGACGTTGCGGTCGCGCCGAACGCCGTCCGCCTTCAGGTTCTGCCAGCGCACGCCGGCATCGATCTTCAGCTTCTTGTCCATGGTTTCCCAGTGGTCGAGCAGATAGGCGGCGTTGCCGTCGCCCCGGATATCGCTGACAAAACCGCCCCATCCCGGCAGAATAGCCCCGCCCTGCGTCAGGCTCGGGCCGACCTGGTTGCCCTGCGCGTCCACCGCGATCAGATCGACCGGACGCGATTCATTCGCCACGTCGCTGACCAACAGCGCCTGCTGGAAGTTGGGCTTGTAGCTGTAGCGGCTCTTGTACACGCCAAAGGTCAGATCGTGCGTACCTTTGAGCTCGAAGGATTTTTGCGTCTTGAGGTCGAGCGAGGTGCTGGAGGCGTCGACGTCGGCGACGAACGGAATCATGAAGTTCAGGTTCGCCGACGCGGGAACCGCCGTGCCGTCGTTCAGATAGCGTCCCGCGACGCCGGTGGCTTTGGCATAGCGCCGGATGAAATCCTCGCGACTGATATTGGCGAAGGCGCCGCAGGCCTGGCTGCTCGGCACATTGAAGAACCCAATCAGCTTGGCGTTATTCAGGTTGCAGCCCAGCGCCGCGCCGTGCGCCGGCGAGATCACGTCGTTCTGATAGCGGGCGTTGAGGAAGTTGGTCGACGTGGCCGTGTCGTTACCGGTAAAGACGGCGTTGAAGCCGTTGCTGCCGGTGGTGTGCCGCAGCCCGGCCGACAGCTTCCAGCCGTCCTTCAACTCGTGCGAGCCGCTCAGCGTGAAGATCTTGAAGTTCGGATGGATGCCGTCGGCCTGGTCGATCGTGCGCGTGCCGTACTCGCCGATCATGTTGAACTTGCGGTTGTACGGCGAGGCCGTGGTGCCGTGCGCGAAGTCGATGCCCAGCGGCTCGATGGTGTCCTGGTTGATCTTGGTCGGATTGGCCGGCGTGCCGGCGTTGGCAAAACGCGGCACCGAAATCGGCAGGTTCTGATAGAACGCGGTACGGTCGTTGATCACCAGCGCGTCGCCGCGCAAGGTGGTCCTGCGGTCGTCGCTGGTGTAAACCAGATTGCCGCGTACCTGGCCGCCACGGTCGGCGGTGTAGCCGGTGTCGCGCACGCCGTCGCTGCGGCGATAGAAGCCACCGACGGCGCCGGTCAGGTTGGGGCTCAGCGGACCGGAGACAAAGGCGTCCTGGCGGATGAAGCCATAGTCGGCGTACTCGATCTTATAGCCGCCCGCGAGTTTGTCGCCGCCGGTGCGGGTGACGTGGTTGACGGTCGCGCCCAGGCCATTCGAGTACAGGATGCCGCCCGGCCCGCCCTTGACCAGCTCCACGCTCTCGGTCATCAGGTCGTCGCGGATGAAGACGTCGTTGTTCATGAACGGCGCTTCCGGCTCCTCGAAGGCCGGCAGGCCGTCGATCAGCTGCGGCGCGAAGCGGTAACCGCCGGTGACGGGCAAGCCGCGCACCGTGATGTTGTTACTGGCCTCGCCGGCGCTGCCGCCTTCCGTGTAAATGCCCGGGAAGTTGGCCAGCATCTCGGCGGTGCTCATTGGCGCCAGGCGCTGGATCTCCTCGGCCGTCAGCGTGTTGATCGAGAACGTCGCGTTTTTCTTCGTGGTCGATTTGGTCACGCCGGTGACGATCACCACCGCCGACGGATCGGCGCCGTTGGCGTCTGGGCCCTGCTGGCCGCTGACGGTGGTGGTGGTGATGGTCGTGGCGGTGGCTGTGCTGTTCTGCTGCGCGAACACCAGCGCGGGCGCCAGGCAGATCGCCAGCGCCGCCGAACGAGCGATGTAACGGTTGTAACGATTGATCGAGTAGGTCATTTCGCATCTCCTTTTATGATTATCAGCCGCGCTGCGACGGCCTGTGTAAGTTTTAGTTGTCCAACGTTGTCATGGCAGTTACAGGAACTTTATCGGTGGTCGCGCACCTCCTCCAGCCGTGGCATATCGGCGCCGCGCCGGGAACAGGTGATGGCGGCGGCCCGGCCGGCGAAGGCCAGCGCCGCTTTCAGCGCCGGCGCGTCCAGCTTCTTCAAAGCGGCGCGCGTCAGCAGGCCTTGCTCGCCCAGGTGCGACAGCAGCGCAGCCTGAAAGGTATCGCCGGCGCCGACGGTATCGACCACGTCGATCTTCAGGGCCGGCAGTTCCAGCGCCAGCGTCGGCGTCGCGGCCAGAACGCCCTCGCCGCCGCGCGTGACCACCACCAGCGCCACGCCGCCATCGAGCGCCATGTCGATGAAGGCGCGCGGCGACAGGCCCGGATACAGGTGGCCAATATCCTCGTCGCTGATCTTCAGCAGATCCGTATTTGGCAGCATCCACGCGATGGCGTTGGTCCAGACCTGGCGGTCCGGCTGTATCGTCAGCCGCACGTTGGGATCGAAGGCGATCAGGCTGCGGCCGTGCTGGCGCGTGACCAGGGCGCGCAAGGTCGACGCCACCGGTTCGACGGCCATGCAATAAGAGCCGACGTGGATCACCGCCGCATCCAGCGGCACGCGGCCGATGTCCGCGACGGTCACGGAACGCTCGGCGGTCTGGCTGCCATACAGGGTGTAAGCCGGCACGCCATTGGCGTCGACGTCGATGGTGACCAGCGCCGTCGCCGCCTCCGGCCTTGGCGCGCAGGAGGTGTCGACGCCTTCGCGCGCCAGCGTATCGGCCAGCTTGCGGCCGAACAGGTCCGCCGACAGCCCGCCGAAAAACATGGGCCTCCGGCCCAGCCGCGCCAACCCGATCGCCAGGTTGAAGGGCGACCCGCCCACCCGCGCCGACAACGCGAAACCGGTGTCGGTATCGCCGTCGGAAAACACATCAAACAAAGCCTCGCCACATACGATGATCATGCCGCCTCCGTTGCGCCGGCCACGCCGGCCACCATGTTGTTTACATTCCCTGGCTCGATGCGCAGGCCGCCTTGGTCGAAAACATGCACCCTGCCCGTTGTTGGGCTCACGCGCCACGCCGCGTTGGCCGCCGGCGGCTCCCCTTTAACCACCACCATCAAGGGTTTCGCCAGGCCGGCCACCGCCAGGTGCACATAGGATTCGGCGCCCAGTCTTTCGACCAGGATTACCTCTCCCTGTATCGCGCCCTGCGGATCGGCCACCAGATGTTCCGGCCGGATGCCGACGGTCACAGCACCCGTCTGCGCACCGGCCGGTGCCGGCCAGGCCAGCCCCGCGCCGCCGATCCGCAAACGTCCGTCCGCATCCAGGGAGCCGGCCACCAGATTCATTTTCGGACTGCCGATAAAGCCGGCGACGAACACATTGGCCGGATGGTCGTACAGGTGCATCGGCGCGCCGATCTGCTGCACGCCGGCGGGGCCCAGCACGACGATGCGGTCGGCCAGTGTCATCGCCTCCACTTGGTCGTGCGTCACGTAGACCATGGTCGCGGCCAGTTGCTTGTGCAGGCGGGCGATTTCCACCCGCATGTCGGCGCGCAGTGCGGCATCCAGATTGGACAACGGCTCGTCGAACAGAAACGCGCGCGGCTTGCGCACGATGGCGCGGCCGATGGCCACACGCTGCCGCTGGCCGCCGGACAGCTGCGGCGGACGGCGATCGAGCAGGTGCTCCATTTGCAGCATCTTCGCAACCGCGTGCACCGCGACCTTGATCTCCGCCTTGGGCACGCGCGCCAGGCGCAGGCCGAAGGCGATGTTCTCGAACACGCTCATATGCGCATACAAGGCATAGCTCTGGAAAACCATTGACAGCCCGCGCTTGGCCGGCGGCGTGTCGTTGACCGTCACGCCGTCGATGCGGATCTCGCCGGCGCTGATTTCCTCCAACCCCGCGATCATGCGCAGCAAGGTCGATTTGCCGCAGCCCGAAGGACCGACCAGCACCACGAATTCACCGTCCTCTATCGTGAAGTCGACGCCGCGCAGAATGTACTGCGACTCTTTACCGGGGTAGGTCTTGCCAACCCCTTGCAATGCGATTGTGGCCATCTCAGTTTCCTTTCACGGTGGCGCCCATCGCCCACACCTTGAGCGATACGACGCGGTCGCCGGGTGCCGCCAGCAACGCCAACCCGTCGGCGTCAACGCGGGTTGGATAAGTGCGGCTGGTGAGGCTCTTGCGCTCGTTGACATAGGCCTCAACCATCGAACGGTCCAGGAACACACGCATGCGCAGATTTTCCGATCCCAGCTCAAAAGCGCCGCCCTGCACGCCGTACGACTTGCCGATGGTGGTAAGAGTGCGGTCGATTTCCAGACGGCGCGCGGCGCCGTCGACGTACAAATCGGTCGCCTCCGCCCGGCCGGGAGCCACCCGCACACTCAGACCACGCTTGGCAGCCTGCGGCGAAGGGGCCAACTCAAGTTCGACTTCGAGTCCGTCGCCGCG is part of the Oxalobacteraceae bacterium OTU3CAMAD1 genome and encodes:
- the ugpC gene encoding sn-glycerol-3-phosphate ABC transporter ATP-binding protein UgpC; the protein is MATIALQGVGKTYPGKESQYILRGVDFTIEDGEFVVLVGPSGCGKSTLLRMIAGLEEISAGEIRIDGVTVNDTPPAKRGLSMVFQSYALYAHMSVFENIAFGLRLARVPKAEIKVAVHAVAKMLQMEHLLDRRPPQLSGGQRQRVAIGRAIVRKPRAFLFDEPLSNLDAALRADMRVEIARLHKQLAATMVYVTHDQVEAMTLADRIVVLGPAGVQQIGAPMHLYDHPANVFVAGFIGSPKMNLVAGSLDADGRLRIGGAGLAWPAPAGAQTGAVTVGIRPEHLVADPQGAIQGEVILVERLGAESYVHLAVAGLAKPLMVVVKGEPPAANAAWRVSPTTGRVHVFDQGGLRIEPGNVNNMVAGVAGATEAA
- a CDS encoding TonB-dependent receptor, coding for MTYSINRYNRYIARSAALAICLAPALVFAQQNSTATATTITTTTVSGQQGPDANGADPSAVVIVTGVTKSTTKKNATFSINTLTAEEIQRLAPMSTAEMLANFPGIYTEGGSAGEASNNITVRGLPVTGGYRFAPQLIDGLPAFEEPEAPFMNNDVFIRDDLMTESVELVKGGPGGILYSNGLGATVNHVTRTGGDKLAGGYKIEYADYGFIRQDAFVSGPLSPNLTGAVGGFYRRSDGVRDTGYTADRGGQVRGNLVYTSDDRRTTLRGDALVINDRTAFYQNLPISVPRFANAGTPANPTKINQDTIEPLGIDFAHGTTASPYNRKFNMIGEYGTRTIDQADGIHPNFKIFTLSGSHELKDGWKLSAGLRHTTGSNGFNAVFTGNDTATSTNFLNARYQNDVISPAHGAALGCNLNNAKLIGFFNVPSSQACGAFANISREDFIRRYAKATGVAGRYLNDGTAVPASANLNFMIPFVADVDASSTSLDLKTQKSFELKGTHDLTFGVYKSRYSYKPNFQQALLVSDVANESRPVDLIAVDAQGNQVGPSLTQGGAILPGWGGFVSDIRGDGNAAYLLDHWETMDKKLKIDAGVRWQNLKADGVRRDRNVITDMTPANVVVGSTQDTTADNEISLPGAPQTLNKTYHGFGWSLGGNYSFSKAFAVYGLASDSFRLPSLEDINNLTTATATVVNGRTVEVSAVEHIRQYEMGLRYLTRGFGASVAAFYNKFSPRSAVNIYKDIQSSQCTSAGGVTQINSCPDVAQLYQRGIQNVGAEVELSWRPAAIQGLELKGNMVMQNPKVKGANYTTTQEDKDAQGVITGYHYVQVSEDGRRPRRLPKVMFNFMPSFDLKPLTDIPVSVYAQYQHYGSRFSEASDSNVTLFPSYHIINAGAQYQITERLSAHLHVANLTNQLSFTEGDPLFNDLLSPDGSRNRGVARPLFGRTLRFSLTYMF
- a CDS encoding carbohydrate kinase translates to MIIVCGEALFDVFSDGDTDTGFALSARVGGSPFNLAIGLARLGRRPMFFGGLSADLFGRKLADTLAREGVDTSCAPRPEAATALVTIDVDANGVPAYTLYGSQTAERSVTVADIGRVPLDAAVIHVGSYCMAVEPVASTLRALVTRQHGRSLIAFDPNVRLTIQPDRQVWTNAIAWMLPNTDLLKISDEDIGHLYPGLSPRAFIDMALDGGVALVVVTRGGEGVLAATPTLALELPALKIDVVDTVGAGDTFQAALLSHLGEQGLLTRAALKKLDAPALKAALAFAGRAAAITCSRRGADMPRLEEVRDHR